The following proteins come from a genomic window of Synergistota bacterium:
- a CDS encoding Gfo/Idh/MocA family oxidoreductase: MKVYNVGIVGFGFMGKAHTYAYRAIPFFYGGLPIDIKFKAVCTLPEEAAQKAAKDFGFETWTTDIKEFFENDLDIVHVCSPNDTHKEVVIEALKRNTHIYCEKPLTANYEDALEISKALQGKSVIHRIGFHSRFYPCAIRAKEIIDSGRIGKPIGFHIRYYTMSRLEGTASPNALATGAIIDLGCHLTDMARYLMGDFDSLLADVKYLSENAQEGTEDAFFAIVKMKNGAEGVIEASKIAYGANNEYIVEVYCEKGALKFDIENPDWLWFYDANDKSGPYGGNRGYKKIECFNRYPERCFPSPRHSPGWLGGHLHSIYSFLKAIKEGKPAAPSLEDGIYIQNIR; this comes from the coding sequence ATGAAGGTTTATAATGTGGGTATAGTAGGATTTGGATTCATGGGAAAGGCCCATACGTATGCATATAGAGCGATACCGTTTTTTTATGGTGGTCTTCCCATAGATATTAAATTTAAAGCAGTATGTACTTTACCGGAAGAAGCAGCCCAAAAAGCAGCTAAGGACTTTGGTTTTGAGACTTGGACCACTGATATAAAAGAATTTTTTGAAAATGATCTGGATATAGTTCACGTGTGCAGTCCTAATGATACGCATAAAGAGGTTGTAATAGAGGCTTTAAAAAGGAATACTCATATCTATTGTGAGAAACCTCTTACAGCCAATTATGAGGATGCCTTAGAGATTTCAAAAGCTTTGCAAGGTAAAAGTGTGATACATAGAATTGGTTTTCATTCTCGATTTTATCCTTGTGCCATAAGGGCAAAGGAGATAATTGATAGTGGGAGGATAGGTAAACCTATAGGTTTTCATATAAGGTATTACACTATGAGTCGATTAGAAGGAACCGCAAGTCCTAACGCGCTTGCAACAGGGGCGATAATAGATTTGGGATGTCACCTTACTGATATGGCACGCTATCTTATGGGGGATTTTGATAGTCTTCTTGCAGATGTTAAATACTTAAGTGAAAATGCGCAGGAGGGTACAGAAGATGCCTTTTTCGCTATAGTTAAAATGAAAAATGGCGCTGAAGGAGTTATTGAAGCAAGTAAGATAGCCTATGGTGCTAATAATGAATATATTGTAGAAGTTTATTGCGAAAAAGGGGCACTTAAGTTCGACATTGAGAATCCTGATTGGCTTTGGTTTTATGATGCAAATGACAAATCTGGTCCTTATGGAGGAAATAGGGGATATAAGAAAATAGAGTGTTTTAATAGATATCCCGAAAGGTGTTTTCCTTCTCCAAGACACTCACCTGGTTGGCTTGGAGGGCACCTTCATAGTATTTATAGCTTCCTTAAAGCTATTAAGGAGGGTAAACCTGCAGCTCCATCCTTAGAAGATGGGATTTATATTCAAAATATTAGATAA
- a CDS encoding Gfo/Idh/MocA family oxidoreductase, with protein sequence MERTAKPLTVGIVGSGYASYLHLNGYKKISGIPVRIKAVADIVEEKAKKMAEIYGIEKAFTDYRNILDDKEIDVVDICTPPFLHSVMVMESFEAGKHVICEKPLTGYFGREGDLEPIGKNVSKKVMYEYVLEEIERLKRIVKNSDRLFMYAENYVYAPTIQKAAEIIRKRKSKILFMKGEESLAGSSSPLAGYWNKTGGGSLIRIGCHPLSGLLWLKKCESESRGENIIVKKVSCDVGVATNAIREGERSYIRAKPWDVEDVATLTLTFSDGTKALVIAVDTVLGGTNNYVEVYTSDSSLICRLTPPGCMDAYFLDEMGLEDVAIAEMLPTYIGWQHVFVCDEILRGYVGELQDFVECVWYDRKPLSDFDLAYETIRIIYAAYWSAEEGKAIEF encoded by the coding sequence TTGGAAAGGACGGCAAAACCTTTAACGGTTGGGATAGTAGGGAGCGGTTACGCTTCCTATCTTCATCTAAATGGTTATAAAAAAATAAGCGGTATCCCTGTAAGGATTAAAGCAGTAGCGGATATAGTTGAGGAGAAAGCTAAGAAGATGGCAGAGATTTATGGGATCGAAAAGGCGTTTACTGATTATAGAAACATCCTTGATGATAAGGAGATAGATGTCGTAGATATATGTACTCCTCCTTTCTTGCATTCTGTGATGGTAATGGAATCTTTTGAGGCTGGTAAACACGTTATCTGTGAGAAACCGCTAACTGGGTATTTTGGTCGTGAAGGGGATTTAGAGCCGATAGGTAAAAATGTTTCGAAGAAGGTTATGTATGAGTATGTTTTAGAGGAAATTGAAAGGCTCAAAAGGATTGTTAAGAATAGCGACAGATTATTTATGTATGCTGAAAACTATGTCTATGCTCCGACAATCCAGAAAGCAGCCGAAATAATTAGAAAGAGGAAAAGCAAAATTTTATTCATGAAAGGTGAGGAGAGTTTAGCTGGTTCGAGCTCTCCCCTCGCAGGATATTGGAATAAAACAGGGGGAGGAAGCTTAATAAGAATAGGTTGTCATCCTCTTTCTGGGCTTCTTTGGCTTAAGAAATGTGAATCGGAATCGCGAGGAGAAAATATAATTGTTAAAAAGGTAAGTTGTGATGTGGGAGTGGCTACTAACGCTATAAGGGAGGGGGAAAGAAGCTATATAAGGGCTAAACCTTGGGATGTGGAGGATGTGGCTACTTTAACGCTTACCTTTTCCGATGGAACGAAAGCATTGGTTATAGCAGTTGACACGGTTTTAGGTGGCACTAATAACTATGTTGAGGTTTATACAAGCGATTCTAGTCTAATTTGCAGATTGACCCCTCCTGGGTGCATGGATGCTTACTTTTTAGATGAAATGGGACTTGAAGATGTTGCTATAGCCGAGATGCTGCCTACCTATATAGGTTGGCAGCATGTGTTTGTATGTGATGAGATATTAAGGGGCTATGTAGGGGAGCTTCAAGACTTTGTTGAATGCGTATGGTATGATAGAAAGCCTCTTTCTGATTTTGATCTCGCCTATGAGACTATAAGGATAATATATGCTGCGTATTGGTCAGCGGAAGAGGGTAAAGCTATAGAGTTTTGA
- the aroE gene encoding shikimate dehydrogenase: protein MGSSLARLESLKEMDRLYYDSFIPTVKTKYLGIVGYPLSKSLSPKLHNACFRKLGLDYLYLPIEVREEGYLEGIVKGMSYFNFVGFNVTIPWKEKVIDFLNELDESASLCKSVNTIALKDGKLIGYNTDGMGFMISFIEAFGEGPKGKRVLILGAGGSARSISFEMLKSGVEALVIVNRSVERGERLVKDLNKLFPGKSSFIPLSELKIGMAREFDVIINTTSVGMYSSKEESLLCEEDFRANQLVCDIVYDPPKTKMLQCAERVGAKTLSGKGMLIYQAALAFKIWTDSEPDINLMFEVFDAHFDTSFSFHKYDKITRFV, encoded by the coding sequence TTGGGGTCTTCCCTAGCGAGATTGGAAAGTTTAAAAGAAATGGATAGGCTTTATTATGATAGTTTTATACCAACAGTTAAAACTAAGTATTTAGGAATTGTGGGGTATCCCCTTTCTAAAAGCCTTTCTCCAAAGTTACACAATGCTTGTTTTAGAAAGCTAGGTTTAGATTATCTATATCTGCCTATCGAGGTTAGGGAAGAAGGGTATCTTGAAGGAATAGTTAAAGGAATGTCCTATTTTAACTTTGTTGGTTTTAATGTAACCATTCCTTGGAAAGAGAAGGTTATTGATTTTCTCAATGAGCTTGATGAAAGTGCATCTCTTTGTAAGTCTGTAAATACTATAGCCCTTAAAGATGGGAAGCTTATAGGCTATAACACCGATGGTATGGGTTTTATGATTTCTTTCATAGAGGCTTTTGGGGAAGGCCCTAAGGGTAAAAGGGTTCTAATACTTGGAGCTGGGGGTTCCGCTAGATCAATATCCTTTGAGATGCTTAAAAGTGGGGTAGAAGCCTTAGTTATAGTTAATAGGAGTGTTGAAAGAGGAGAAAGGTTGGTTAAGGATTTAAACAAGCTTTTTCCTGGAAAGAGTAGTTTTATCCCGTTAAGTGAGTTAAAAATTGGTATGGCAAGAGAGTTTGATGTTATTATAAACACCACTAGCGTTGGAATGTATTCTTCTAAAGAAGAGTCTCTCCTTTGCGAGGAGGACTTTAGGGCAAACCAGTTAGTGTGTGACATAGTTTATGATCCCCCAAAAACTAAAATGCTTCAGTGTGCTGAGAGAGTCGGAGCTAAAACTCTTTCTGGTAAAGGAATGTTGATTTATCAAGCCGCTTTAGCTTTTAAGATTTGGACAGATTCAGAACCAGATATTAATTTGATGTTTGAGGTTTTTGACGCTCATTTTGATACGTCTTTTAGTTTTCATAAATATGATAAAATTACCAGATTTGTATAG
- a CDS encoding TRAP transporter small permease, whose translation MNFIKGFDRALGKFLRGMSIFSLSALFFLVLGNVVFRFIPVFSFGWFDEIVEMMFAYFVFYGSAALWREGEHFVVYLIPSRFKGKARKAFDIAISIINILFFLTLFIYSLKLTVIATDWTPIFRLPKRILYSCMPISGFIMLLYSIASFICRLKFKDKVKECPMEESLEQKEPLTY comes from the coding sequence ATGAATTTTATTAAGGGCTTTGATAGAGCTTTAGGAAAGTTTTTACGAGGTATGAGTATATTTTCTTTAAGCGCTCTCTTTTTTCTTGTTTTAGGTAATGTGGTTTTCCGCTTTATACCCGTTTTTTCTTTTGGATGGTTTGACGAGATAGTGGAGATGATGTTTGCTTACTTTGTTTTTTATGGTTCAGCTGCTTTATGGCGAGAGGGAGAACATTTTGTGGTTTACCTTATTCCCTCTAGGTTTAAGGGAAAGGCTAGGAAGGCCTTTGATATTGCTATTAGTATTATAAATATTCTCTTTTTCCTTACGCTTTTTATATATAGTTTAAAGCTTACGGTCATAGCCACTGATTGGACTCCTATATTTAGGCTCCCCAAACGTATTTTATATTCCTGTATGCCTATATCGGGCTTTATCATGTTGCTTTATTCCATAGCATCCTTTATATGCCGACTTAAATTTAAAGATAAGGTTAAAGAATGTCCCATGGAGGAAAGCCTTGAACAAAAGGAGCCCTTGACCTATTGA
- a CDS encoding tripartite tricarboxylate transporter substrate binding protein, whose translation MFKRFVLVLICVGVILWGGISFASYPEKEIQGTIQWGAGGATDVISRAIAPLAEAYLGKKIILVNRPGATGVIGMTYVYNQPADGYNLLFGAENPSMYKVLGLAEIDYGDFEPIIIIGAVPNVTVVKADSKYKSFKEFLEDAKANPGKVKIAATGVGGAPYVVCSIMKVVSGVEFNMVEFPGEGPGLTALLGGHVDAMPSGIAPAAEFLRAKMLRGLMVFDKKRLPAFPDIPAITEVYPEYDKYVPYYPWYGVFVKKGTPKEIIDKLTDAFKKAYDDPKFQEFLAKRDTIPLGLTGKEARTFLDKQRSIASWLLWQAGAAKKSPEEFGIPKP comes from the coding sequence GTGTTTAAAAGGTTTGTATTAGTGCTTATATGTGTGGGAGTTATTTTATGGGGTGGAATTTCATTTGCTTCCTATCCTGAGAAAGAGATCCAAGGCACTATTCAATGGGGAGCAGGTGGAGCTACGGACGTTATTTCAAGGGCCATAGCCCCATTGGCTGAGGCTTACTTGGGTAAGAAGATAATCTTAGTTAATAGGCCTGGAGCTACTGGAGTTATCGGTATGACTTATGTTTATAACCAGCCCGCGGATGGATATAATCTTCTTTTTGGAGCGGAGAACCCATCGATGTATAAGGTTTTAGGACTTGCGGAGATAGATTATGGTGATTTTGAGCCAATAATAATTATTGGTGCTGTTCCTAATGTTACGGTGGTTAAAGCTGATTCTAAATATAAGAGCTTCAAGGAGTTTCTGGAGGATGCTAAAGCTAATCCTGGAAAAGTTAAGATTGCTGCTACAGGTGTAGGAGGCGCTCCTTATGTCGTTTGTTCAATCATGAAGGTAGTTAGTGGTGTTGAGTTTAATATGGTAGAGTTTCCTGGTGAAGGACCTGGTCTTACAGCTCTTCTTGGGGGACATGTAGATGCTATGCCCTCTGGTATAGCTCCTGCGGCTGAGTTTTTAAGGGCCAAGATGTTAAGAGGTCTTATGGTATTTGACAAGAAGAGGCTTCCTGCTTTTCCGGATATTCCAGCTATAACGGAAGTTTATCCTGAGTATGACAAATATGTTCCCTACTATCCCTGGTATGGTGTTTTTGTGAAAAAAGGTACCCCAAAGGAGATAATTGACAAACTTACTGATGCTTTTAAGAAAGCATACGATGATCCTAAGTTTCAGGAATTTTTGGCTAAAAGGGATACCATACCGTTAGGCTTGACTGGAAAGGAAGCGAGGACATTCTTGGATAAGCAAAGATCTATAGCTTCTTGGCTTCTTTGGCAAGCTGGTGCTGCTAAAAAGTCTCCTGAGGAATTTGGTATCCCTAAGCCTTAA
- a CDS encoding cupin domain-containing protein, whose amino-acid sequence MGKFRMKDKRYVYRISELPISWLTEASKTRFILGENILISFIENPPGTEFPLHRHEAEQILIILEGSEEHVIDGQTYHVEAGDVVVHPPNVEHGGYTKTGFKGIDIFCPPRDSHVELMRKQGLVVEEEKNE is encoded by the coding sequence ATGGGGAAATTTAGAATGAAAGACAAGCGTTACGTATACCGGATATCAGAGCTACCTATAAGTTGGTTAACGGAAGCTTCTAAAACGCGCTTCATATTAGGCGAAAACATATTGATAAGCTTTATTGAAAACCCACCGGGTACAGAGTTCCCGCTTCATAGGCATGAGGCGGAGCAGATTTTGATTATTTTAGAGGGTTCGGAGGAGCATGTTATTGATGGACAAACATACCATGTGGAGGCAGGGGATGTGGTAGTTCATCCGCCCAATGTAGAACATGGTGGTTATACAAAAACTGGTTTTAAGGGAATAGATATATTTTGTCCGCCCCGTGATAGCCATGTGGAGTTGATGCGTAAGCAAGGTCTTGTTGTGGAGGAGGAGAAAAATGAGTAG
- the aroD gene encoding type I 3-dehydroquinate dehydratase has translation MRLACLHPLGVRKKVLGGPRPVLCIPLVARSQEEVFKVADFIFSFGPDFIELRIDYWDFLEDVSKVIDVIFLLRKKFPDTPFILTCRDFKEGGFKDIDLDLKRKIYIKALEENLVDFIDLELALGQDYINSIKVRKGTSFLILSYHEFSEELSEDEIFAKFSQEVFCGADVAKVAIMPKSHDDLISLLNATLRARKAFPNTPIISMAMGRIGILSRIVGFAWGSDLSFAMLSEASAPGQVPASILSELFKIFENLGMWERG, from the coding sequence GTGAGATTAGCTTGTTTGCATCCCCTAGGCGTTAGAAAGAAGGTTTTAGGTGGTCCTAGGCCCGTGCTTTGTATACCCCTTGTAGCTCGTTCACAAGAAGAGGTTTTTAAAGTTGCTGATTTTATTTTTTCCTTTGGGCCAGATTTTATAGAGCTTAGAATAGACTATTGGGATTTTTTAGAAGATGTTTCTAAAGTTATAGATGTGATTTTCTTATTAAGGAAAAAGTTTCCAGATACCCCGTTTATCCTTACCTGTAGGGATTTTAAGGAAGGTGGATTTAAGGATATTGACCTTGATCTGAAAAGAAAGATCTATATTAAAGCGCTTGAGGAAAATCTCGTTGATTTTATAGATCTTGAGCTTGCCTTAGGACAGGATTATATAAATTCTATTAAGGTAAGAAAAGGAACATCCTTTTTGATTTTGTCTTATCATGAGTTTTCTGAAGAGTTATCTGAGGATGAAATCTTTGCAAAGTTTTCTCAAGAGGTTTTTTGTGGTGCTGATGTAGCTAAGGTTGCAATTATGCCAAAATCACATGATGATTTAATATCTCTCCTTAATGCTACATTGCGTGCTAGGAAAGCTTTTCCTAATACTCCTATCATCAGCATGGCTATGGGAAGAATTGGCATTTTAAGTAGAATTGTTGGTTTCGCTTGGGGTTCAGATTTAAGTTTTGCTATGCTATCTGAGGCTTCTGCTCCGGGTCAGGTTCCTGCTTCTATTCTTTCCGAGCTCTTTAAAATTTTTGAAAATCTGGGTATGTGGGAAAGGGGGTGA
- a CDS encoding TRAP transporter substrate-binding protein — translation MKRSVGLVVMLCLAIVLAYIPGFTVAEAKTITMKFGHYAAPGHPGDRAANMFAENVQKRTNGGIVIAVYPNNQLGDPPQLLEQNIAGVIEMSLPTQGALDKYSKKFAVVMLPFVYRDYSHAHKVLDGPFKEWTSGELEKQGLIFLSNWEWGFRNLTNNVRPINSPDDVKGLKIRTPPEIQLQAAMEALGAVVTKISFAELYMALKQGVVDGQENPIAVIYANKIYEVQKYLALTRHCYNSMVHVMSKKAWDKLTPEQQKIIAEESKKAGDYMRQTLVNEEAGLIEKLKGLGMVITTPDLAPFKAKMGPAYERIAQYAGKENVETFLKMVEKL, via the coding sequence ATGAAGAGGAGTGTAGGTTTAGTGGTTATGTTGTGTTTGGCCATAGTATTAGCTTACATACCTGGATTTACAGTTGCCGAAGCGAAAACCATAACCATGAAGTTTGGTCACTATGCTGCACCAGGGCATCCTGGCGATCGCGCTGCTAATATGTTTGCGGAGAATGTCCAGAAGCGCACTAACGGTGGAATAGTTATAGCAGTTTATCCGAATAATCAACTTGGGGATCCACCTCAACTTTTGGAGCAAAACATCGCTGGTGTTATAGAAATGAGCTTACCTACTCAAGGCGCATTAGATAAGTATTCCAAGAAGTTTGCTGTTGTTATGTTGCCTTTCGTTTATAGGGATTATAGTCATGCTCACAAGGTTCTTGATGGTCCCTTCAAGGAGTGGACTTCTGGTGAACTTGAGAAGCAAGGTCTAATATTCCTTTCTAATTGGGAGTGGGGTTTCAGAAACTTGACAAACAATGTCCGCCCCATTAATTCACCTGATGATGTGAAAGGTCTTAAGATTCGTACTCCGCCGGAGATCCAGCTTCAAGCTGCAATGGAAGCCTTAGGAGCTGTAGTTACGAAGATATCTTTTGCTGAGCTTTATATGGCATTAAAGCAGGGTGTTGTTGATGGTCAGGAAAACCCGATAGCTGTTATCTATGCTAATAAGATTTACGAGGTTCAGAAGTATTTGGCCTTAACACGTCACTGCTATAACTCTATGGTTCATGTGATGAGTAAGAAAGCCTGGGATAAACTTACACCTGAACAGCAAAAAATTATAGCTGAGGAGAGTAAGAAGGCAGGAGATTATATGAGGCAAACCCTTGTTAATGAGGAAGCAGGGCTTATTGAAAAGCTGAAGGGATTGGGTATGGTAATTACAACGCCAGATCTCGCTCCTTTTAAGGCCAAGATGGGACCGGCTTATGAAAGAATAGCTCAGTATGCAGGAAAAGAAAATGTAGAGACATTCCTTAAGATGGTAGAGAAATTGTAA
- the kduI gene encoding 5-dehydro-4-deoxy-D-glucuronate isomerase: protein MSSQIDLEIRYNIHPDHAKVLDTQALRREFLIQDLFVPEKVKLIYSHIDRIIVGGAVPLSEVKLEMNRKTLGADYLLERRELGVINLGGPGEVLVDGVSYTLNRLDALYVGKGNKDVRLRSLNPSDPAKFYFLSGTAHTSFPTRRVTKEEARKVSLGALETSNKRTIYQMLHPEILPTCNLVMGVTCLEVGSVWNTMPPHTHERRMEVYLYFDLPQNAIVFHFIGLPKETRHIVVRNEEAVIAPSWSIHCGVGTCNYSFVWGMVGENQAFDDMDAVSLDSLF from the coding sequence ATGAGTAGTCAGATTGATTTAGAGATACGTTATAACATACATCCGGACCATGCTAAAGTATTAGACACTCAGGCTTTAAGGAGAGAATTTCTTATACAGGATTTGTTTGTCCCTGAGAAGGTAAAATTGATTTATTCTCATATAGATAGGATTATTGTTGGAGGAGCTGTTCCATTAAGTGAAGTAAAGCTTGAGATGAATAGGAAGACTCTGGGAGCGGACTATTTATTGGAAAGACGAGAGTTAGGAGTTATAAACTTAGGCGGTCCAGGTGAGGTTTTGGTTGACGGAGTCTCATACACATTAAATAGGTTGGACGCGCTTTATGTTGGGAAAGGGAATAAGGATGTTCGTTTAAGAAGCTTAAACCCAAGTGATCCTGCGAAGTTTTATTTTTTAAGTGGAACAGCTCACACAAGTTTTCCTACTCGTAGGGTGACAAAAGAAGAGGCTCGAAAGGTATCCTTAGGAGCTTTAGAAACTAGTAATAAGAGGACTATCTATCAGATGCTTCACCCGGAGATTCTTCCCACGTGTAACTTAGTAATGGGAGTAACTTGCTTAGAAGTTGGCTCTGTTTGGAATACTATGCCTCCTCATACCCATGAAAGACGTATGGAAGTTTATCTTTATTTTGATCTTCCTCAGAATGCAATAGTTTTTCACTTCATAGGTCTTCCCAAAGAAACGAGACACATAGTGGTAAGAAATGAAGAGGCAGTGATAGCTCCGAGTTGGTCTATTCATTGCGGTGTTGGAACATGCAACTACTCTTTTGTGTGGGGAATGGTTGGGGAAAATCAGGCTTTCGATGATATGGATGCGGTATCCTTAGATAGTTTGTTTTGA
- a CDS encoding TRAP transporter large permease has protein sequence MAFAIFAVLVGLMFLGVPVAVSMGITAVGFFVYLGETHVLTMIAQRMYAATTGFTLLAIPFFILAGNLMNTGGMTTRIFRFANALVGHVKGGLGHVNVLASLIFSGMSGSAVADAAGLGLVEIKAMDEAGYDRPFSAAVTAASSTIGPVVPPSIPFVIYGSLTNTSVGKLFLAGFIPGFMMAIAMMIAVYITAKIRNYPKGERASPREIWESFKGASLALIMPVIIIGGILSGLFTPTEAAMVACVYALFLGIVVYKEISIKDIPRILWETTVHSVRVMFIIATAGFFGWLMIHQRIPDAVINALTSMVSTPTGLLLVIIAVLLVLGCFLEGIAVLVITIPIFMPLIARYNIDFVHFGVIMILCSMIGLVTPPVGMSLYAVASISGVDIWTLSKELLPYIIGIFIVTLIMALWPGLALFLPNLVG, from the coding sequence ATGGCATTTGCCATATTTGCGGTATTAGTTGGCTTGATGTTTTTAGGGGTTCCTGTAGCTGTGTCTATGGGTATAACCGCGGTTGGGTTTTTCGTTTATCTTGGAGAAACTCATGTCCTTACTATGATAGCTCAGCGTATGTATGCTGCAACTACAGGTTTCACTCTTTTGGCGATACCCTTTTTCATATTAGCTGGAAACTTAATGAATACAGGGGGTATGACAACGAGAATATTTAGGTTTGCTAACGCTTTGGTTGGTCATGTTAAAGGTGGTCTCGGGCATGTTAACGTTTTGGCAAGTCTGATTTTTTCTGGGATGTCTGGGTCTGCAGTGGCTGATGCTGCGGGCTTAGGGTTGGTTGAGATAAAGGCAATGGATGAGGCTGGTTACGACAGACCCTTTTCAGCTGCTGTAACTGCTGCCTCATCCACGATAGGTCCGGTTGTTCCTCCCAGCATCCCCTTTGTAATTTATGGAAGCCTTACTAATACATCTGTGGGGAAACTTTTCTTGGCTGGTTTCATTCCTGGTTTTATGATGGCTATTGCTATGATGATTGCGGTATACATAACGGCAAAAATTAGGAACTATCCCAAGGGTGAACGCGCTTCTCCAAGAGAAATATGGGAGAGCTTTAAAGGGGCATCACTTGCCCTTATTATGCCTGTAATTATCATTGGAGGAATTTTATCAGGGCTTTTTACACCTACTGAAGCTGCGATGGTGGCTTGCGTTTATGCTTTGTTTTTAGGTATTGTTGTATACAAAGAAATTTCGATAAAAGATATACCAAGGATATTGTGGGAAACGACGGTTCACTCTGTTCGTGTCATGTTTATAATTGCAACGGCTGGATTTTTTGGTTGGTTAATGATTCATCAACGGATACCTGATGCTGTTATAAATGCCTTGACATCTATGGTTTCAACACCTACTGGTCTGTTGCTGGTGATAATTGCTGTACTGCTTGTTTTAGGTTGTTTTCTTGAAGGTATAGCTGTCTTAGTAATAACTATTCCTATATTTATGCCTCTTATAGCCAGATATAATATAGATTTTGTTCACTTTGGAGTAATCATGATATTGTGTTCCATGATTGGTCTAGTTACTCCTCCTGTAGGGATGAGTCTTTATGCGGTAGCGAGTATAAGTGGTGTTGATATTTGGACTCTGAGTAAGGAGCTCCTGCCTTATATTATCGGTATTTTCATAGTAACTTTGATCATGGCTCTATGGCCAGGGTTAGCTCTATTTCTTCCTAACCTAGTTGGTTGA
- a CDS encoding aspartate/glutamate racemase family protein, with translation MPSKLVGFIHTTPVTIGMVEKFMKRFLPDVEYIHIYNGLIKKDNFSSPIGVTPKINLLRYANYAYELEKSGCSLVVSCCSLMPRATEYASKVVNIPVIQLDSILHQKAIESYSKIGVEVTTEYVIPYVRESLESKALAMGKKIEIIFSENTSALELFNKGEFERYEMVVIEDMKRLEKKGVDCILMGQIPFAVMEDRIKEASFKVPVLFAGEVAFKYIAELLK, from the coding sequence ATGCCTTCAAAATTGGTAGGTTTTATTCATACTACGCCGGTGACCATTGGAATGGTGGAGAAGTTTATGAAAAGGTTTTTGCCAGATGTGGAGTATATTCATATTTATAATGGGCTGATAAAAAAAGATAATTTTTCCTCTCCTATCGGGGTAACTCCTAAGATAAATCTTTTGCGTTATGCAAATTATGCTTATGAATTGGAAAAATCAGGTTGTAGTTTAGTAGTATCTTGCTGTAGCTTAATGCCTAGGGCAACGGAGTATGCAAGTAAGGTAGTGAATATACCAGTGATACAGTTGGATTCTATATTGCATCAGAAAGCTATTGAAAGTTACAGTAAAATTGGTGTTGAAGTTACAACTGAATATGTCATTCCATATGTGAGGGAGAGTCTGGAATCAAAAGCTTTAGCCATGGGGAAAAAAATCGAAATTATTTTCTCGGAGAATACTTCGGCATTAGAGTTGTTTAATAAGGGTGAATTTGAAAGATATGAAATGGTAGTGATTGAGGATATGAAAAGGTTGGAAAAGAAAGGAGTAGATTGCATTTTAATGGGGCAGATACCCTTTGCAGTTATGGAAGATAGAATAAAAGAAGCATCTTTTAAAGTTCCTGTGCTTTTTGCTGGAGAGGTAGCTTTCAAATACATTGCAGAGCTTTTAAAATAG
- a CDS encoding tripartite tricarboxylate transporter TctB family protein: MKENHYSLWGELLFALFFLWVGIFAYYEAMSMTSGTWYSPSIFPKLTSLLIVSLCFYEIVVTIKKLGNVKVDIRAISGLLKHALDRNVLFMILMMFLLAFMLPVIHFTSATIIFLFTCMFFYCERKNIKSSFLYLIYSVGFVIFSTVVFRTIFKVILP, translated from the coding sequence ATGAAAGAAAACCATTATTCTTTGTGGGGAGAGCTTTTATTTGCTCTTTTCTTTCTATGGGTGGGGATCTTTGCATATTACGAGGCTATGAGTATGACTTCAGGTACATGGTACTCCCCGTCAATTTTCCCAAAGTTAACCTCGCTGTTAATAGTTTCTCTATGCTTTTATGAAATTGTCGTTACCATTAAAAAGCTTGGTAACGTAAAAGTTGATATAAGAGCCATAAGTGGTCTTTTGAAGCATGCTTTAGATAGGAACGTTTTATTTATGATTTTAATGATGTTTCTTTTGGCGTTCATGCTTCCTGTGATTCACTTCACATCTGCTACTATAATTTTTCTTTTCACCTGTATGTTTTTCTATTGTGAAAGAAAGAATATAAAATCTTCCTTTTTGTATCTTATTTATTCAGTTGGTTTTGTGATCTTCTCAACAGTAGTTTTTAGGACAATTTTTAAGGTGATTCTTCCTTAA